A part of Gemmatimonas groenlandica genomic DNA contains:
- a CDS encoding DinB family protein produces MTQPTDSAAALRALLHHERANLLAQFESIPAELRATSAGEGEGGWSAAQIIEHCARVEGSVARMIAKSGEMPRTATPEELQSALLTERTIGWVRERTAKVEAPERVRPTGTLDADAAVAQLQASREALLVAFSTTDDAVLDGVAFPHPFLGPLTLRSWVELTAHHDARHAAQMAELRSA; encoded by the coding sequence ATGACTCAGCCCACCGACTCCGCCGCCGCCCTGCGTGCGCTCCTGCACCACGAGCGCGCCAATTTGCTCGCCCAGTTCGAATCGATCCCGGCGGAGCTCCGCGCCACGTCCGCCGGCGAAGGTGAAGGCGGCTGGTCGGCCGCACAGATCATCGAACACTGCGCCCGCGTGGAAGGGAGTGTAGCGCGCATGATCGCCAAGAGCGGCGAGATGCCGCGCACCGCGACGCCCGAGGAACTCCAGTCCGCGTTGCTGACCGAGCGCACGATCGGGTGGGTCCGCGAGCGCACTGCCAAGGTGGAAGCCCCCGAGCGCGTGCGCCCGACCGGCACGCTCGACGCCGACGCCGCCGTGGCGCAACTGCAGGCGTCCCGCGAGGCGTTGCTGGTCGCCTTTTCCACGACCGACGATGCGGTACTCGACGGCGTGGCCTTTCCGCATCCGTTCCTCGGCCCGCTCACGCTGCGTTCGTGGGTGGAACTCACGGCGCACCATGATGCTCGTCACGCCGCGCAGATGGCCGAGCTGCGCAGCGCGTAG
- a CDS encoding DNA-3-methyladenine glycosylase family protein has protein sequence MRLTPATLRDAVCDLCARDDALARLVLQYGEPPLWERAEGFVTLVRVILEQQVSLESAATLFARLDASVPGGMQPEPILTLGVDGLRALGQTRQKAAYLVALAQHVTDGRLDLQALPTLPDDEVLVALERVPGIGPWTAQVYLLFSLGRPDAWPPGDLALHKALKAAYELERVPSSREASALAAIWSPWRAVAARILWHAYLTQRGRSVP, from the coding sequence GTGCGACTGACGCCGGCGACACTGCGAGATGCGGTGTGCGACCTCTGTGCCCGTGACGACGCGCTGGCGCGTCTCGTGCTGCAGTACGGGGAGCCGCCACTGTGGGAGCGCGCCGAGGGATTCGTCACGCTGGTGCGGGTGATTCTCGAGCAGCAGGTGTCACTCGAGTCGGCGGCCACGCTCTTCGCGCGGCTCGATGCGTCGGTGCCCGGCGGCATGCAGCCCGAGCCAATCCTGACGCTGGGCGTTGACGGACTCCGTGCGCTCGGCCAGACGCGACAGAAGGCCGCGTATCTCGTGGCGTTGGCGCAGCACGTGACCGACGGCCGACTCGATCTCCAGGCGCTCCCGACGCTGCCCGATGACGAAGTGCTCGTCGCGCTCGAGCGCGTGCCGGGAATCGGACCGTGGACGGCCCAGGTGTACTTGTTGTTCTCGCTCGGGCGTCCTGATGCGTGGCCACCTGGTGACTTGGCGCTTCACAAGGCGCTGAAAGCTGCGTACGAGCTTGAGCGGGTGCCGTCGAGTCGTGAGGCGTCGGCGTTGGCCGCGATCTGGTCACCATGGCGCGCGGTGGCCGCGCGCATTTTGTGGCACGCCTATCTCACGCAACGCGGCCGTTCGGTGCCCTGA
- a CDS encoding class I SAM-dependent methyltransferase, which produces MTDQIHFDDGASYERYMGVWSQLVGEEFLRWLAPVPGRRWLDVGCGNGAFTELIATRCAPAAVHGIDPSEAQLDFARTRPALGDADLREGDAMALPYPNDSVDVALMPLVIFFVPDPAAGVAEMARVVAPGGLVAAYAWDMYGGGLPYHVLQRELRELGVVVPSPPSPEASRPEIMHDLWRGAGLVEVETRELTVERRFASFDEYWDIVAGWATFRRMLDAMAPETTARLQDRLRECLPADADGSITYAARANAVKGRVSPRDSSTG; this is translated from the coding sequence ATGACCGATCAGATTCACTTCGACGATGGTGCGTCGTACGAGCGCTACATGGGGGTGTGGAGTCAACTGGTCGGTGAAGAGTTTCTCCGCTGGCTGGCGCCGGTCCCCGGTCGGCGCTGGCTCGACGTCGGCTGTGGCAACGGCGCCTTCACCGAGCTGATTGCGACGCGGTGCGCTCCCGCCGCCGTGCACGGCATCGATCCGTCGGAGGCGCAACTCGACTTCGCGCGCACACGGCCGGCGTTAGGTGACGCCGACCTGCGTGAGGGAGATGCCATGGCGCTTCCATACCCGAACGACAGCGTCGACGTCGCGCTGATGCCGCTGGTCATCTTCTTTGTACCGGACCCGGCTGCGGGTGTGGCCGAGATGGCGCGCGTGGTGGCGCCGGGTGGGCTGGTGGCCGCGTATGCGTGGGACATGTACGGCGGTGGGCTTCCCTACCATGTGCTGCAGCGGGAACTGCGTGAGCTTGGCGTCGTCGTACCGTCACCGCCCAGTCCCGAGGCCTCGCGACCCGAGATCATGCACGATCTGTGGCGCGGGGCAGGGTTGGTCGAGGTCGAGACCCGAGAGCTCACGGTGGAGCGCCGCTTCGCTTCGTTCGACGAGTACTGGGACATCGTTGCGGGATGGGCGACCTTCCGTCGGATGTTGGACGCGATGGCGCCCGAGACCACGGCGCGACTGCAGGATCGTCTGCGCGAATGCCTCCCCGCCGACGCCGACGGGAGCATCACCTACGCGGCGAGGGCCAACGCGGTGAAAGGCCGGGTGTCGCCGCGCGACTCATCGACGGGTTGA